From the Hyphomicrobium sp. ghe19 genome, one window contains:
- a CDS encoding NnrU family protein, whose translation MMVLIVGLILFLGVHLIPTQPELRDGLKERIGEGPYKTLFALLSLAGLVVIVLGFHKLQLHPGKNPILWEPPVWTRHLAVALMLPAMILLVASIIPSRIRTATRHPMLIAIKIWALAHLLANGDLASLLLFGSFLAFAVFDRISVKKRGAAGPLGTAAPASALNDVLVIVVGLALYAWILLVGHQWLIGVAPIPGLSA comes from the coding sequence ATGATGGTCTTGATCGTCGGATTGATTTTATTTCTGGGCGTTCATCTCATTCCCACGCAACCCGAACTTCGCGACGGCCTGAAGGAGCGCATCGGCGAGGGGCCGTATAAAACCCTCTTCGCGCTGTTGTCGCTCGCGGGGCTCGTTGTCATCGTGCTCGGCTTCCACAAGCTGCAGCTCCATCCGGGGAAAAATCCCATTCTGTGGGAACCGCCGGTCTGGACGCGCCACCTCGCCGTGGCCTTGATGCTACCGGCAATGATCCTGCTCGTAGCGTCGATCATCCCATCGCGGATCCGCACCGCGACGCGCCATCCGATGCTCATTGCGATCAAGATCTGGGCGCTCGCGCACCTGCTCGCGAATGGCGATCTCGCCTCGCTTCTGCTTTTCGGGTCCTTCCTGGCGTTCGCGGTTTTCGACCGCATCTCGGTGAAGAAGCGGGGCGCTGCGGGACCGCTCGGAACCGCGGCTCCAGCCAGTGCGCTCAATGACGTTCTCGTCATCGTCGTCGGGCTGGCGCTTTATGCATGGATACTGCTGGTCGGGCATCAGTGGCTGATCGGTGTTGCGCCGATACCGGGTCTTTCAGCCTAA
- a CDS encoding 50S ribosomal protein L11 methyltransferase: protein MRIEYHRTLIADQVRNEAFFAALKAVIVPGKSVVADIGAGTGLLGLMASKLGAREVFLFETAEVAGVAAAVLKANKAKRCHLIPSHSTEFQDKLAVDVIVSETLGNYALEENIIATLADARQRFLKPGGHIIPDGLIQYVAPVVTPRIDEELRAWERVGHGLDLAIAQTMSLNNAYVRHLQPHEILDGCRSAMVWDEVDLTTETKSKRRGDAEWRLPRPAKIYGFATWWKVELVPGIGFSTGPLSPRTHWEQLYFPLLAPIDARPSDVVSIDLRSSSSEEGGTDLGWTAVHKNPEGKVIARQALELDKGYIP from the coding sequence ATGCGCATCGAATATCATCGCACGCTGATCGCCGATCAGGTTCGCAACGAAGCGTTCTTCGCGGCGCTGAAGGCTGTGATTGTGCCCGGCAAATCGGTCGTCGCCGATATCGGCGCAGGCACTGGCCTGCTCGGCCTGATGGCGTCGAAGCTCGGAGCCCGCGAAGTTTTTCTGTTCGAGACCGCAGAGGTCGCGGGCGTCGCGGCGGCTGTGCTGAAGGCGAACAAGGCGAAGCGCTGCCATCTGATCCCGAGCCACTCGACAGAGTTTCAGGACAAGCTCGCAGTCGACGTCATCGTCTCGGAAACGCTCGGCAACTACGCCCTCGAAGAGAATATCATCGCGACGCTCGCCGACGCGCGCCAACGCTTCCTGAAACCGGGCGGCCACATCATTCCCGATGGATTAATTCAGTACGTCGCCCCGGTGGTGACACCGCGCATCGATGAAGAGCTTCGGGCTTGGGAACGCGTCGGCCACGGCCTCGATCTCGCCATCGCGCAGACGATGTCGCTGAACAACGCCTACGTCCGCCATCTGCAGCCGCACGAAATTCTCGACGGTTGCAGAAGCGCGATGGTGTGGGATGAGGTCGACCTGACGACCGAAACGAAATCGAAACGGCGCGGCGATGCCGAGTGGCGTCTTCCGCGTCCGGCGAAGATCTACGGCTTTGCGACGTGGTGGAAAGTCGAGCTGGTCCCCGGCATCGGATTTTCGACGGGGCCTTTGTCGCCTCGCACGCATTGGGAGCAACTGTACTTCCCGCTGCTCGCGCCGATCGACGCCCGCCCGAGCGATGTCGTCTCGATAGATCTGCGCTCGAGTTCGTCCGAAGAAGGCGGCACCGACCTGGGCTGGACCGCCGTTCATAAAAACCCGGAAGGCAAGGTCATCGCGCGCCAGGCGCTCGAACTCGACAAAGGCTATATCCCCTGA
- a CDS encoding RNA methyltransferase, translating into MNEPKIITSLTNDRIKAIRALDMRKVRKETGLFVAEGTSLLVTARDNGFVPETLVYQTGTATSGIARGLVRHALDAGAEVLEVSEAVLGKLASKDNPQTLLGVYRQRFVGPPDPAKLGQETWLALEEVRDPGNLGTIIRTADAVGCSGVILVGTTCDPYATETIRATMGSIFAVPVVKMDQETFVTLARSWPGDVIGTHLDAREDFRKVEYKNPVLVVMGGEGPGLSPGAAASCTNLVKIPMAGDLDSLNLAIATALMLYQIRGPYLKL; encoded by the coding sequence ATGAACGAGCCGAAGATCATCACCAGCCTGACGAACGACCGGATCAAAGCCATCCGCGCGCTCGACATGCGCAAGGTCCGCAAGGAAACGGGCCTGTTCGTCGCCGAAGGCACGTCGCTGCTTGTGACGGCACGCGACAACGGCTTCGTGCCGGAAACGCTCGTCTACCAAACGGGCACCGCGACGAGCGGTATCGCACGCGGCCTTGTCCGGCACGCGCTCGATGCGGGCGCGGAAGTGCTCGAAGTCTCCGAAGCCGTGCTCGGCAAGCTTGCGTCGAAGGACAATCCGCAAACGCTGCTCGGCGTCTACCGTCAGCGTTTTGTCGGCCCCCCCGATCCCGCCAAACTTGGCCAAGAGACGTGGCTGGCGCTCGAGGAAGTGCGCGACCCCGGCAACCTCGGCACGATTATCCGGACAGCGGATGCGGTCGGCTGTTCGGGCGTCATTCTCGTCGGCACGACATGCGACCCGTATGCCACGGAAACGATCCGCGCGACGATGGGCTCCATCTTTGCCGTCCCCGTCGTCAAGATGGATCAAGAGACATTCGTAACGTTGGCGCGGTCTTGGCCGGGCGACGTGATAGGGACACACCTTGATGCGCGCGAGGATTTCCGCAAAGTCGAATACAAGAATCCGGTGCTGGTGGTGATGGGCGGCGAAGGGCCGGGTCTCTCTCCGGGGGCAGCAGCCTCCTGCACGAACCTCGTCAAGATCCCCATGGCCGGCGATCTTGATTCCCTCAATCTCGCCATCGCGACCGCACTGATGCTCTATCAGATCCGCGGCCCATATTTGAAGCTCTGA
- a CDS encoding class I SAM-dependent methyltransferase: protein MSPLHNLHLITSDGFPDYALLDSGLGRKLERFGKIVVDRPEPQALWQPKLGKSEWAKGNAVFSASGEDDEKGKWRIDKPVPDAWPVRLALPRSAKSENAKGADKHSVTMLCKLAGLWHLGLFPEQEPHWRWMLDHLASVKGETPRVLNLFGYTGAASLLAAEAGAEVTHVDASKKAVQWGKENQEASKLGAAKIRWLLDDAAKFAARDVRRGKTYHMIIVDPPKFGRGPEGEIWDLFQNLPALLGDLAKLLAPQNAAMVLTIYAIRASSLAFDQLMRERLNGRGGEFDSGELAIRSQAGPLVPTSLFVRWKQNA from the coding sequence ATGTCACCGCTCCATAACCTGCACCTCATCACGTCCGACGGATTTCCCGATTACGCACTGCTCGATAGCGGGCTGGGGCGGAAGCTCGAGCGCTTCGGCAAGATCGTCGTCGACCGCCCAGAGCCGCAAGCGCTCTGGCAACCGAAACTCGGCAAATCCGAGTGGGCCAAAGGGAACGCCGTCTTTTCCGCGTCCGGCGAGGACGACGAGAAAGGCAAGTGGCGGATCGACAAGCCGGTACCCGACGCTTGGCCCGTAAGGCTCGCATTGCCGCGCTCGGCAAAATCGGAAAATGCAAAAGGCGCCGACAAGCACAGCGTCACGATGCTCTGCAAGCTCGCAGGCCTTTGGCACCTCGGGCTCTTCCCCGAGCAGGAACCGCATTGGCGCTGGATGCTCGACCACTTGGCGAGCGTGAAAGGGGAGACGCCCCGCGTCCTCAATCTCTTCGGCTACACGGGCGCAGCTTCGCTTCTCGCCGCCGAAGCCGGAGCCGAGGTCACGCACGTCGATGCGTCGAAGAAAGCCGTCCAGTGGGGCAAGGAAAACCAGGAAGCGTCCAAGCTCGGTGCCGCGAAAATTCGCTGGCTCCTCGATGACGCTGCCAAGTTCGCCGCGCGCGATGTCCGTCGCGGCAAGACCTACCACATGATCATCGTCGACCCGCCGAAGTTCGGGCGCGGCCCCGAAGGCGAAATCTGGGATCTCTTCCAGAACCTGCCCGCGCTTCTCGGCGATCTAGCGAAGCTCCTCGCGCCGCAAAACGCCGCGATGGTGCTGACGATCTACGCCATCCGCGCATCGTCGCTCGCCTTTGATCAGCTGATGCGCGAACGATTGAACGGACGTGGCGGCGAATTCGACAGCGGTGAATTGGCGATCCGATCGCAAGCCGGGCCCCTCGTGCCAACGTCGCTCTTCGTGCGCTGGAAACAGAACGCATGA
- a CDS encoding FMN-dependent NADH-azoreductase, with protein MRLLHVDSSILGPGSVSRQLSAEIVAAEQRLHQGLEVVYRDLGREPVGHLSGAHLAAAQGGADSALPLRQDVAAGQAALEEFLAADIVVVGAPMYNFAIPSQLKAWIDRLAVAGKTFRYTDKGAEGLAGGKKVIIASSRGGFYGPQTPIAFLDHQETYLRNIFGFFGITDVTFIRAEGLALGPDQRAKSIEAAQATIASLAA; from the coding sequence ATGAGACTTTTGCATGTCGATTCGAGCATTCTCGGCCCGGGTTCGGTAAGCCGCCAGCTCTCGGCAGAGATCGTCGCCGCCGAGCAGCGGCTGCATCAGGGCCTTGAAGTCGTCTACCGCGACCTGGGCCGCGAGCCAGTCGGGCATCTCTCGGGCGCCCACCTTGCAGCCGCCCAGGGCGGCGCCGACAGCGCGCTGCCGCTTCGTCAGGATGTCGCGGCCGGCCAAGCGGCCCTCGAAGAGTTCCTGGCGGCCGACATCGTCGTGGTCGGCGCTCCGATGTACAACTTCGCCATTCCAAGCCAGCTGAAAGCCTGGATCGACCGGCTCGCGGTCGCGGGCAAAACCTTCCGCTACACGGACAAGGGCGCCGAAGGCCTGGCAGGCGGCAAGAAAGTGATTATCGCCTCGTCGCGTGGCGGCTTCTACGGGCCGCAAACGCCGATTGCGTTCCTCGATCACCAGGAAACCTACCTGCGCAACATCTTCGGCTTCTTCGGAATTACCGACGTGACGTTCATCCGCGCCGAAGGCTTGGCCCTCGGTCCCGATCAGCGGGCCAAGTCCATTGAGGCCGCCCAAGCGACCATCGCCAGCCTGGCAGCGTGA
- a CDS encoding helix-turn-helix domain-containing protein, translated as MEVRIKEGTENCRAVADVLARIGDKWTVYVVQLLSNGPMRFNELRRSVGSISQRMLTLTLRGLERDGLVTRTVYPTIPPRVDYELTELGRTLICILVPLGQWAIANRGTVEQAREQFDARAENNSATKTAIKRRLPGLWRSAS; from the coding sequence TTGGAAGTCCGTATCAAAGAAGGTACCGAGAATTGCCGTGCCGTCGCGGACGTGCTGGCCCGGATCGGCGACAAATGGACGGTCTACGTGGTCCAGCTCTTGTCGAACGGGCCGATGCGTTTCAACGAGCTCCGCCGGTCCGTCGGAAGCATTTCGCAGCGGATGCTCACGCTGACGCTTCGGGGCTTGGAACGCGATGGGCTCGTCACGCGGACCGTCTATCCGACGATCCCGCCACGCGTTGATTACGAGCTGACCGAACTCGGCCGAACCCTCATCTGCATTCTGGTGCCGCTCGGTCAGTGGGCTATCGCAAATCGGGGAACAGTCGAGCAGGCGCGAGAACAATTCGATGCTCGGGCCGAGAACAACAGCGCGACAAAGACCGCGATCAAACGACGGCTGCCGGGCCTTTGGCGTAGCGCTTCCTGA
- the prfB gene encoding peptide chain release factor 2 (programmed frameshift), with translation MRAEAQKLSDGIQEAFALLRRSLDWETAEDRLASLNAKAEDPNLWTDAKNAQKVMRQRQSLERSVSEFKRLQRDYEDALFLIELGETENDGDSVAEGETALKRIDHEAQRRSIEAMLSGEADAMNTYIEVHAGAGGTESQDWASKLARMYVRWAERRGYKVKLIDESLGEEAGIKSATFEIEGENAYGWLKTEAGVHRLVRISPFDSNARRHTSFASVTVYPVIDDTIDIDVNPADVDISFARSSGAGGQHVNRTESAVRLVHRPSGIVIFAQEQRSQHQNKDIAFKRLKARLYEMELKRREAKANAEQAAKTDIGWGHQIRSYVLQPYQLVKDLRTGAQSTNPDEVLDGDIDQFIEAALSQRIKGGGEAVTVEDLE, from the exons ATGCGCGCTGAAGCGCAAAAACTTTCCGATGGCATCCAGGAGGCGTTTGCCCTCCTGAGGAGGTCTCTT GACTGGGAGACGGCCGAAGACCGTCTCGCCTCGCTGAACGCGAAAGCTGAAGACCCCAATCTCTGGACTGACGCGAAGAACGCTCAGAAGGTCATGCGCCAGCGGCAATCGCTCGAGCGATCCGTGTCTGAGTTCAAGCGCCTCCAACGCGACTACGAAGATGCGCTGTTTCTTATCGAGCTCGGAGAGACCGAGAACGACGGCGACAGCGTCGCCGAAGGCGAAACCGCGCTGAAGCGCATCGATCACGAGGCGCAGCGCCGGTCGATCGAAGCGATGCTGTCGGGCGAAGCCGACGCGATGAACACTTACATCGAAGTGCACGCCGGTGCGGGGGGCACCGAAAGCCAGGACTGGGCGTCGAAGCTCGCACGCATGTACGTCCGCTGGGCCGAACGGCGCGGCTACAAGGTGAAGCTGATCGACGAAAGCCTCGGCGAAGAAGCGGGCATCAAATCCGCGACGTTCGAGATCGAAGGCGAAAACGCTTACGGCTGGCTGAAGACGGAAGCGGGCGTGCACCGCCTCGTTCGTATCTCGCCGTTCGATTCCAACGCGCGCCGCCACACGAGCTTCGCGTCCGTCACGGTCTATCCGGTGATCGACGACACGATCGACATTGACGTCAATCCGGCGGACGTCGACATTTCATTTGCGCGTTCGTCCGGCGCCGGCGGTCAGCACGTCAACAGAACGGAATCGGCCGTCCGCCTCGTCCATAGGCCGTCGGGCATCGTCATCTTTGCGCAGGAACAGCGTTCGCAGCATCAGAACAAGGACATCGCGTTCAAGCGCCTCAAGGCTCGCTTGTACGAGATGGAGCTGAAGAGGCGCGAAGCCAAGGCCAACGCCGAGCAGGCCGCGAAGACGGACATCGGCTGGGGACATCAGATCAGGTCGTATGTCCTGCAGCCGTATCAGCTCGTGAAGGACTTGCGGACCGGCGCCCAGTCGACGAACCCGGATGAAGTTCTCGACGGCGATATCGATCAATTTATCGAAGCGGCTCTGTCACAACGCATCAAGGGCGGCGGAGAAGCCGTCACGGTCGAAGATCTCGAGTAG
- a CDS encoding penicillin-binding protein 1A — translation MRAPTLPPPTAPKRRKKRRRSLLLNFLGFAFGTFVLIFIAGSAGAGFLIWQASRDLPDYESLSKYEPPVMTRIHAHDGSLISEFARERRIFVPINTVPKRVLGAFLSAEDRRFYEHGGVDLQGILRAVYAAVESKVHGSNKRAQGASTITQQVAKNFLLTNERSIERKIKEAILAVRIEGAYSKDRILELYLNEIFLGMNSYGVGAAALTYFNKELKDLDIEEAAYLAALPKAPNNYHPFRQKEKATERRNWIIGQMAENGYITREEAEAARKKPLLVNLRPNAVHISTAEFFAEEVRRSLLAKYGEDKLYGGGLSVRTTLDPQLQQYAKKALINGLAKFDRTQGWRGPVSHIDISGDWGIALGKIPSPSDIQPWRLGVVLETQKTKAIIGFKPARQQDATLVKDREAVEVSLDEMKWAAKRPGAKKIDAKSTADILKPGDVVYVAPKDAANIQGAWSLMQIPEVGGGLVAMDPYTGRVLAVAGGFSYDMSQFDRVIQAKRQPGSAFKPFVYASAIDNGYKPTSIILDAPIEIDQGAGQDVWRPKNYETNSTTGPETLRFGIERSRNQMTARLAQDLGMPVITEYARRFGIYDDLLPVLSMSLGAGETTLLRMATAYCMLANGGKEVTSTLIDRIQDRYGRTIWRHDERQCMGCMADRWAGQPEPELVDGRRQIIDPHTAYQMTSILEGVVQRGTATVLKSLNRPVAGKTGTTNEEKDVWFLGYTPTMVVGVFVGYDTPKPLGKGNTGGAIAAPMFGEFVQDALGATPAAPFRVPPGIKFVRINPKTGLRASADDPSSIMEAFKPDEEPDDAYAMIGIANATADASPPPPPPPPFGDRMARPAPPPSRPDSGTLSPNGMW, via the coding sequence ATGCGCGCGCCAACGCTGCCGCCACCAACGGCGCCTAAGAGAAGAAAAAAGCGGCGGCGGAGTCTGCTGCTCAACTTCCTTGGGTTCGCATTTGGAACCTTCGTACTGATATTCATCGCGGGCTCTGCTGGCGCTGGGTTCTTGATCTGGCAGGCCTCGCGCGATCTGCCCGATTACGAGAGCTTGTCCAAATACGAGCCCCCGGTCATGACGCGCATCCACGCCCATGACGGATCGCTGATATCGGAGTTTGCCCGCGAGCGGCGCATCTTCGTTCCGATCAACACGGTCCCGAAGCGCGTTCTGGGTGCCTTCCTCTCGGCCGAGGACCGCCGGTTCTACGAGCACGGCGGCGTCGACCTTCAGGGCATTCTGCGCGCCGTCTACGCCGCCGTCGAATCCAAGGTCCACGGCTCCAACAAGCGGGCCCAGGGCGCGTCCACGATCACGCAGCAGGTCGCAAAGAACTTCCTGCTGACCAACGAGCGGTCGATCGAGCGCAAAATCAAGGAGGCGATCCTCGCGGTCCGCATCGAGGGCGCATATTCGAAGGATCGCATCCTCGAACTTTATCTGAACGAGATCTTCCTCGGAATGAACTCGTATGGCGTCGGCGCCGCCGCGCTCACCTATTTCAACAAAGAGCTGAAAGACCTCGATATCGAGGAAGCCGCTTACCTCGCTGCGCTTCCCAAGGCTCCGAACAATTACCACCCGTTCCGCCAGAAGGAAAAAGCAACCGAGCGGCGGAATTGGATCATCGGGCAGATGGCCGAAAACGGCTACATAACCCGGGAAGAAGCCGAAGCCGCCCGAAAGAAGCCGCTCCTCGTCAACCTGCGCCCCAACGCGGTGCATATCTCGACGGCCGAATTTTTCGCCGAGGAAGTGCGCCGCTCGCTTCTCGCAAAGTACGGCGAGGATAAGCTTTACGGTGGCGGCTTGTCCGTCCGCACGACGCTTGATCCGCAACTGCAGCAGTATGCCAAGAAGGCCCTGATCAACGGCCTCGCGAAGTTCGACCGCACGCAAGGTTGGCGCGGGCCCGTCTCCCACATCGATATTTCAGGCGACTGGGGTATCGCGCTCGGCAAGATTCCGAGCCCGTCAGATATTCAGCCATGGCGCCTCGGCGTCGTGCTGGAAACCCAAAAGACAAAGGCCATCATCGGCTTCAAGCCGGCGCGCCAGCAGGATGCGACGCTCGTCAAAGACCGCGAGGCGGTCGAGGTCTCGCTCGACGAGATGAAATGGGCGGCCAAGCGTCCCGGCGCCAAGAAGATCGACGCCAAATCGACTGCCGATATCTTGAAGCCCGGTGACGTGGTCTATGTTGCTCCCAAGGATGCCGCCAACATCCAGGGTGCCTGGTCGCTGATGCAAATTCCGGAGGTCGGCGGCGGCCTCGTCGCGATGGACCCCTACACCGGGCGCGTCCTCGCCGTCGCAGGCGGCTTCTCCTACGACATGAGCCAGTTCGACCGGGTCATTCAAGCGAAGCGCCAGCCTGGATCCGCTTTCAAGCCCTTCGTCTATGCCTCGGCAATCGACAACGGCTATAAGCCGACATCGATCATTCTGGACGCGCCGATCGAAATCGATCAGGGCGCCGGCCAGGATGTCTGGCGGCCCAAGAACTACGAGACGAATTCGACCACGGGCCCAGAAACACTACGCTTCGGTATAGAGCGCTCGCGCAACCAGATGACCGCGCGTCTCGCGCAAGATCTCGGCATGCCCGTCATCACCGAGTACGCGAGACGCTTCGGCATCTACGACGATCTTCTGCCGGTGCTCTCCATGTCGCTCGGCGCAGGCGAGACCACGCTCCTCCGCATGGCGACGGCCTATTGCATGCTGGCGAATGGCGGCAAGGAAGTCACCTCGACCCTGATCGACCGGATTCAGGATCGCTACGGCCGCACTATCTGGCGACATGACGAGCGCCAGTGCATGGGCTGCATGGCCGATCGGTGGGCGGGACAGCCCGAACCGGAACTCGTCGATGGCCGTCGTCAGATCATCGATCCGCACACTGCATATCAAATGACGAGTATCCTCGAAGGCGTCGTGCAGCGCGGTACGGCAACGGTTCTGAAATCTCTCAATCGTCCGGTTGCGGGCAAGACCGGCACGACCAACGAAGAAAAGGATGTGTGGTTCCTCGGCTATACGCCCACGATGGTCGTCGGCGTTTTCGTCGGCTACGACACACCGAAGCCGCTCGGAAAAGGCAACACGGGCGGCGCCATCGCCGCGCCGATGTTTGGCGAATTCGTGCAGGACGCGCTGGGGGCAACGCCTGCCGCACCGTTCCGCGTGCCGCCCGGCATCAAGTTCGTGCGCATCAATCCGAAGACGGGATTACGAGCCTCGGCCGACGACCCGAGTTCCATCATGGAAGCGTTCAAGCCCGACGAAGAACCGGACGACGCTTACGCGATGATCGGCATCGCAAACGCAACGGCCGACGCTTCGCCCCCGCCGCCTCCGCCACCGCCCTTCGGAGATCGGATGGCGCGCCCCGCGCCGCCGCCCTCCCGGCCGGATAGCGGAACGCTTTCCCCGAATGGGATGTGGTAA
- a CDS encoding N-acetylmuramoyl-L-alanine amidase codes for MRHPVELLRNALAAALAVLWTLAGMSAYAAEALDAHLTVTGRSTIFELTMSEGLTAQVFTLANPYRVVLDLPDLSFRLDPSAGQKGAGLVSAFRYGQFAQNKSRIVIDTKGPVKINSATMSRLKGTSAVKLAIALMPIDAKSFGAGTGVMTHSAAYEPDAEPTTPENSEVKRKPHSKPVIVIDPGHGGIDPGAIGANNVTEKTIVLAVAAQLKEALTKTGLYEVKMTRADDVFVSLDHRLKFSADNAADLFISLHADSIEEKTAKDTIRGATIYTLSGQASDEQARIMAEKENASDLIAGIENFDRGGGDQVKNILIDLLKRETSNFSADFSQVLAKRLGKTIAMSRIPRRSAAFKVLKQTHAPSVLIELGYLSNQTDEQQMLTADWQSRVSVAITEAVQIYFNKRTASQP; via the coding sequence ATGCGCCACCCGGTAGAACTTTTGCGGAACGCCCTCGCGGCGGCGCTGGCAGTACTGTGGACGCTTGCCGGCATGTCGGCGTATGCGGCCGAGGCGCTGGATGCGCATCTGACTGTCACGGGGCGGTCTACGATCTTCGAATTGACGATGAGCGAGGGGCTGACCGCCCAAGTCTTCACCCTCGCCAATCCCTACCGCGTCGTCCTCGATTTGCCGGATCTTTCGTTCCGCCTCGACCCATCGGCCGGTCAAAAAGGGGCAGGACTCGTTTCCGCATTCCGCTACGGCCAGTTCGCTCAGAACAAATCGCGGATCGTCATCGACACCAAGGGGCCGGTGAAGATCAACTCAGCCACCATGTCGAGGCTTAAGGGCACGTCCGCCGTTAAGCTTGCGATCGCTCTGATGCCGATCGATGCGAAATCATTCGGTGCGGGGACGGGAGTGATGACCCATTCCGCAGCCTACGAGCCGGATGCGGAGCCCACCACGCCCGAAAATTCCGAAGTAAAGCGCAAGCCCCACAGCAAGCCGGTCATCGTGATCGACCCTGGACATGGCGGCATCGATCCCGGCGCCATAGGCGCGAACAACGTGACCGAAAAGACCATCGTGCTCGCCGTCGCGGCTCAACTGAAGGAGGCGCTCACGAAAACGGGCCTTTACGAAGTCAAAATGACCCGCGCCGACGACGTGTTCGTCTCGCTCGATCATCGGCTCAAGTTTTCCGCCGATAACGCCGCCGACCTGTTCATTTCGCTCCACGCCGATTCAATCGAGGAGAAAACCGCGAAGGACACGATCCGCGGCGCGACAATTTATACGCTCTCGGGACAGGCGTCCGACGAGCAGGCGCGCATCATGGCCGAAAAAGAGAACGCGTCAGATCTCATCGCCGGTATCGAAAACTTCGATCGTGGCGGCGGCGATCAGGTCAAAAACATTCTGATAGATCTGCTCAAAAGAGAGACTTCTAATTTCTCCGCGGATTTTTCGCAGGTCTTGGCGAAGCGATTGGGCAAAACGATTGCAATGTCGCGCATTCCCCGCCGGTCCGCGGCGTTCAAGGTGCTGAAACAAACGCACGCGCCGTCAGTGCTCATTGAATTGGGCTATCTCAGCAACCAGACGGATGAACAGCAAATGTTGACAGCCGATTGGCAATCGAGGGTATCAGTGGCCATCACTGAGGCGGTGCAAATTTACTTCAACAAGAGAACGGCCTCGCAGCCGTGA